Genomic segment of Gloeocapsa sp. PCC 7428:
GCTATTTCTGATTTTACTACTGTTATTTCTGGGAGTTTGGGAACTCGGAGCACAGCTAAATATCTTCTCGCAACTCGTGCCATCGGCAAGTCAAACATTGCAAGCCTTTTGGGGCTGGGTTTCCGACCCATTCTTTGACTATGGTCCTAATGATAAAGGCATTGGCTGGCACGTACTTTCCAGTTTAAGAAGAGTCGTTACAGGCTTTTTGATTGGTTCGGCGATCGCAATTCCTCTAGGTATTTTAATCGGACTATCCGACGTCGTTTCTAAAGCTGTTGACCCTTATATTCAAATTCTCAAACCTGTCTCGCCCCTCGCCTGGCTACCGCTAGGACTAGGTTTACTCAAAGACTCCGAAAATACCGCCTTATTTGTCATCGCAATTACGAGCCTTTGGCCTACACTCATCAATACTAAATTTGGCGTAAGCAATGTCGATCCTGCCGTTCTTAATGTCGCGCGTACCCTAGGTGCTTCGCGCTGGCGCACAATTTGGAAAGTCATTCTTCCTGCTGCTGCACCTAGTATTGTCGCTGGACTGCGCATCAGTATTGGTATTGCTTGGTTAGTCATTGTCGCAGCAGAAATTCTCGTTGGTGGAACCGGAGTCGGCTACTTTATTTGGAACGAGTGGAACAACCTAGAAATTACGAGTATCCTCACTGCAATTATTGTGATTGGACTCGTTGGTTTACTGCTAGACCGAATATTTGGATTGCTGCAAACCTGGGTTTCTTTTGGACAGCAAAGATAGCAACATAGTGCGACAAACCGAGGAGTAAGCTGAGTCGTTGGTAACTTTAAGTAAGTCTTGACGCTATTATGATTTCTTCACACATTGATCCTGTTAATACAATTAGCGCTACTTCTGCCCAACTTGCTTTGAATCATGTTTTCAAAGTATATCCAGGGCGGCAAAGTTGGCAAGATAAATTACTACGACGTACTTCCTCAGATTTTGTAGCGCTAGCAGATATTAACCTAGAAGTCGAAGCAAATACCTTTGTCTCAATTATTGGTCCGTCTGGTTGTGGCAAATCAACTTTACTCAATATTATTGCTGGACTCACCCCACCAACACGCGGTTCAGTCAAGCTGAATGAAGTCGAAATTCACAAACCAGGTCCCGATCGCGGCGTTGTGTTTCAAAACTATGCCCTGATGCCGTGGATGACCGTTATCGAGAATATTCGCTTTGCGATTGAGACAGTATACCCGCAAATGCCGCTTGCCCAACAGAAAAACATTGCTCGCGATTACATCGACTTAGTAGGGCTACACGGCGCGGAACGCAAGCATCCTCACGAACTCTCAGGCGGGATGAAACAAAGAGTAGGCATTGCCCGCGCCCTAGCGATTAATCCCAAAATTTTGCTGATGGACGAACCATTCGGGGCTTTAGATGCGCTGACGCGTGGTTTTTTGCAAGACGAAGTGGCGCGAATTTGGGAACAACAGCGGCAAACTGTTATCCTCATTACTCACAGTATTGAAGAAGCGCTGTTACTCTCGGACAAGATTGTTATGATGACGCGATCGCCTTCGGCTCGAATTTCTGAAGTTTTAGATATTCCTTTTCCCCGACCGCGCAAGCGCGAGTGTTTAGACCAGTACCCAGCGTATCATGAGTTAAAAGCTGAATTAGAAATGCATTTATCGAGGGAAACGCGGGCTGTAGAAGAAGCACGAATCAAAGTGAACGCTTAGTAAGAATTGTAAGGAGTAGGTGATGTCAATCGAGATTCCTGAAGTTACGAAGAAATTGCTAGTTGCCAAGCAAGCAAAAGGTTTAAGCTTTGCCGATCTCGAAAAAGCTGTCGGGCGTGATGAGGTATGGATTGCTACTGTGATGTATCGTCAAGCAAGTGCTTCGGAAGATGAAGCAAGCAAGATCCTTCATGCTTTGGATCTCAGTCAAGATTTAATACCCGAACTCACGGCTTACCCTACCAAGGGATTAGGCCCTGTTGTACCTACAGATCCTCTTATCTATCGCTTCTACGAAATCATGCAAGTCTACGGCATGCCAATTAAGGAAGTCATTCACGAAAAGTTTGGCGATGGCATTATGAGCGCGATTGATTTTACGTTAGAGGTAGAAAAAGAAGAAGATCCGAAGGGCGATCGTGTCAAAGTGATCATGAATGGTAAATTTCTACCTTACAAGAAGTGGTAAAGCGATTTGCTGTAACACAAGTAACAGAAATAAAATAAAAAACTGTGGGATAGCAGCTACTTACGTTTATGGTCAATCTCAAGCGCACTCGCGAGGATATCTTGTCCTCAGTTGGAGAACTGATTCATCGTCAAGGCGTTCAATCAACAGGGCTGAAGGAACTCTTTGCGGTTAGTCAAGTGTCTTCTGGTAGTTTTTACAACTATTTTGAGTCAAAAGACGAACTGGCGCACGCACTCATTGACTTTAAATGGAGCGAACTTAAAGCTGCTATCCTGATACCCGCAATGAATGCATCTAGAGACCCGATCGCAAATCTCTTTTGGATGATTGATCGCTTAGAGGAAAAACATCTTTCTGACCCTAACTGCGCGGGATGTCTGTTAGGTAATTTGATTGTCGATTTAGTCGAACATGATACTTCGTTTCAAGAGCATTTAGTTCAAGTTTTCGACGAGTGGCAAAGTGCGATCGCTCAATTACTGCAAGCCGGTCAATCTCAACTGCAAACGCACATCACTCCTGAAGAACTAGCCGAACAACTGCTGACAATGATTGAGGGTGTTTTGTTGATGGAACGTTTATATAAGCAACCTGCGCGATTGCAGCGCGGTTTTAATATGATTCGGGCGCTTCTGAAAGCATCACTCGCTCAGGCGAACCGTTTCAATGCGTAATTGTTAATATAGTAATCTTAAATGAATTGTGAGAAACGGCTATAAGAAAATAGCTAATGAAGTACATTAAGAGCTTCTAGCATGAAGAAAGTCACAAACGAGGTTTGGGTCTTCCTAGACTCTCATAATTGAATTGGGATTGCTGTAGATATTTTTCGGCTACTACTACCACAAGTTTAATGATGTAGTTGAGTTAGTTTGCGAGATTCAAATTCATTCAGCAATATTACAAAATGCTAATGCCATAAATAATATTTCATCACAACCGCAAAATTACAGATTCAGACTCAAGATGATTTGAATATTCAGTATTCTTCACCAGGAAAAATAATTGGTTTTTATGGCAGGGTTGACGTAGCAGTAAGTTGTCTTTAAGTTTTTATTCTGATCAAAAACTGCCTATTGTCATAAATATCCAAAAATATTATGAGTCTAAAACATAGCATTGTAAACTTTCCATTGTTGCAATACTTGAATCAACCTTTGTTCGATCAAAAAACAGAATTTATATTAGATCCACGACGGTTTCAATAT
This window contains:
- the cynS gene encoding cyanase, producing the protein MSIEIPEVTKKLLVAKQAKGLSFADLEKAVGRDEVWIATVMYRQASASEDEASKILHALDLSQDLIPELTAYPTKGLGPVVPTDPLIYRFYEIMQVYGMPIKEVIHEKFGDGIMSAIDFTLEVEKEEDPKGDRVKVIMNGKFLPYKKW
- a CDS encoding TetR/AcrR family transcriptional regulator; the protein is MVNLKRTREDILSSVGELIHRQGVQSTGLKELFAVSQVSSGSFYNYFESKDELAHALIDFKWSELKAAILIPAMNASRDPIANLFWMIDRLEEKHLSDPNCAGCLLGNLIVDLVEHDTSFQEHLVQVFDEWQSAIAQLLQAGQSQLQTHITPEELAEQLLTMIEGVLLMERLYKQPARLQRGFNMIRALLKASLAQANRFNA
- a CDS encoding ABC transporter ATP-binding protein — encoded protein: MISSHIDPVNTISATSAQLALNHVFKVYPGRQSWQDKLLRRTSSDFVALADINLEVEANTFVSIIGPSGCGKSTLLNIIAGLTPPTRGSVKLNEVEIHKPGPDRGVVFQNYALMPWMTVIENIRFAIETVYPQMPLAQQKNIARDYIDLVGLHGAERKHPHELSGGMKQRVGIARALAINPKILLMDEPFGALDALTRGFLQDEVARIWEQQRQTVILITHSIEEALLLSDKIVMMTRSPSARISEVLDIPFPRPRKRECLDQYPAYHELKAELEMHLSRETRAVEEARIKVNA
- the ntrB gene encoding nitrate ABC transporter permease → MAKTISRRKSAPIWLNNNVQAFVLFLILLLLFLGVWELGAQLNIFSQLVPSASQTLQAFWGWVSDPFFDYGPNDKGIGWHVLSSLRRVVTGFLIGSAIAIPLGILIGLSDVVSKAVDPYIQILKPVSPLAWLPLGLGLLKDSENTALFVIAITSLWPTLINTKFGVSNVDPAVLNVARTLGASRWRTIWKVILPAAAPSIVAGLRISIGIAWLVIVAAEILVGGTGVGYFIWNEWNNLEITSILTAIIVIGLVGLLLDRIFGLLQTWVSFGQQR